The following proteins come from a genomic window of Leptospira bandrabouensis:
- a CDS encoding SRPBCC family protein: protein MTLGKKISIGIIGIIAIPLVVAIFLPTGYQVERSIDINKSAQDVFSYIRMLKNQDQYSVWAKKDPNMKKIYKGQDGTVGFISRWESLEKDVGTGEQEIKMINADALEMETELRFFEPFEGTERSYMKVSSLDQKKSKVIWGFDGSIPYPSNLMLLFMNFEEMIGKDFEEGLSNLKVVLEK from the coding sequence ATGACACTCGGCAAAAAAATTTCCATAGGAATCATCGGGATCATCGCGATCCCGTTAGTTGTGGCTATCTTCCTACCAACAGGATACCAGGTAGAGCGTTCCATCGACATAAACAAATCAGCCCAAGATGTATTTTCGTACATTCGAATGTTGAAAAACCAAGACCAATACAGTGTATGGGCCAAAAAAGATCCTAATATGAAAAAGATTTATAAAGGCCAAGATGGTACTGTAGGTTTTATTTCACGTTGGGAAAGTTTGGAAAAAGATGTGGGAACTGGGGAACAAGAGATTAAAATGATCAATGCGGATGCCTTAGAGATGGAAACAGAACTCAGATTTTTTGAACCTTTTGAAGGAACAGAACGCAGTTATATGAAAGTTTCATCTTTGGACCAAAAAAAATCCAAAGTGATCTGGGGTTTTGATGGATCCATACCTTATCCATCTAATTTGATGTTACTTTTTATGAATTTTGAAGAAATGATCGGAAAAGACTTTGAAGAGGGACTGTCCAACCTAAAAGTTGTTTTAGAAAAGTAA
- a CDS encoding family 43 glycosylhydrolase, with the protein MNKQNIYWQLYQDDPILKPGFPSPILADPSFLFPENCPDGLWHLFAHNIFGVQEFHSEDGIHWKKRKTVVWNAMRPFIFLDAGTYYLYYEKYKFLHVLMSWFPFRKWKSHIEVRTSKDLKSWSSPKTVIIPKFSFHKDSKYGESVSNPCLVKFGKKYRMYFSSSLVFIPDCGFCEPKHITVAEADSPLGPFSYFSDPIISPNEMDPFCNLGAGSIKVIEWKGRYLGFQNGIFWNPVRKESCSAILFLQSEDGINFDRINHTPILGPTGRGWKASHVYACDVKYSETEKIFILYFNARNKAHWTQGKEAIGLFVGKVEESKTSGTKSTKPVTKQKPTTKKKISKPKPKVKKSNRK; encoded by the coding sequence TTGAACAAACAAAATATCTATTGGCAACTTTACCAAGACGATCCCATTTTAAAACCCGGATTCCCATCTCCCATTTTGGCGGATCCGAGTTTTTTATTTCCTGAAAATTGTCCTGATGGCCTTTGGCATCTCTTTGCTCACAATATCTTTGGAGTACAAGAGTTCCATTCTGAAGATGGTATCCATTGGAAAAAAAGAAAAACCGTAGTATGGAATGCCATGCGTCCTTTTATCTTTTTGGATGCGGGAACTTATTATTTATATTACGAAAAATACAAATTCCTTCATGTCCTTATGTCTTGGTTTCCTTTTCGGAAATGGAAGTCACATATCGAAGTCAGAACCAGTAAAGATTTAAAATCTTGGTCCTCACCAAAAACAGTCATTATACCAAAATTTTCCTTTCATAAAGATTCAAAATATGGAGAATCGGTGAGTAATCCTTGTTTGGTGAAGTTTGGGAAAAAGTACAGAATGTACTTTTCTTCGTCTCTAGTTTTTATCCCTGACTGTGGATTTTGTGAACCAAAACATATCACGGTTGCTGAAGCAGACTCGCCACTGGGACCGTTTTCCTATTTTTCTGATCCCATAATTTCACCAAATGAGATGGATCCATTTTGTAACTTGGGGGCAGGTTCCATCAAAGTGATTGAATGGAAAGGTAGATACCTTGGATTTCAAAATGGAATTTTTTGGAATCCTGTGAGAAAGGAATCCTGTTCGGCCATTCTCTTTTTACAAAGTGAGGATGGGATCAATTTTGATCGCATCAACCATACTCCCATCCTTGGCCCTACTGGAAGAGGATGGAAAGCAAGCCATGTATATGCTTGCGATGTGAAGTATTCGGAAACCGAAAAAATCTTTATCCTTTATTTTAATGCACGAAACAAAGCCCATTGGACCCAAGGCAAAGAAGCCATTGGTCTTTTTGTGGGTAAGGTGGAAGAATCCAAAACTTCTGGAACGAAATCTACCAAACCAGTCACCAAACAAAAACCAACGACTAAAAAGAAAATATCCAAACCAAAACCAAAGGTAAAGAAGTCTAATCGCAAATGA
- a CDS encoding pirin family protein, with translation MTKSLVGHSKDLGANFIIRRVLPAMEKRSVGPFVFFDHFGPVPVVTGEELVVRAHPHIGLATITFLYDGVITHRDSLKVEMDIRPNETNWMVAGSGIVHSERSKFDPKYEILEGIQTWIALPADKEEIEPSFEHFSEQEIPVLTKDGLVFRLLGGSYLGLRSPATVHSPLFYADIEIKQSADLVHWDLTDKEEAGLYVSRGAIESNGESYAVGSMVLFEKGTSVSFKAKQNSRLILLGGEPLTEKRNIFWNFVSTKQENIERAKERWAKDEFPKVPGETDRIPLPT, from the coding sequence ATGACAAAATCTCTTGTTGGACACTCAAAAGACTTAGGTGCCAATTTTATCATCCGTCGTGTTCTTCCTGCGATGGAGAAACGTTCGGTAGGCCCCTTTGTTTTTTTTGACCACTTTGGTCCTGTACCTGTCGTGACTGGTGAAGAACTAGTAGTTCGTGCGCATCCGCATATAGGTCTTGCTACCATCACTTTTTTATATGATGGGGTCATCACTCACAGAGATAGTTTAAAAGTGGAAATGGACATTCGCCCAAATGAAACCAATTGGATGGTAGCAGGTTCAGGAATCGTACACAGTGAACGCTCTAAATTTGATCCAAAATATGAAATATTGGAAGGCATCCAAACCTGGATTGCTTTGCCTGCAGATAAAGAAGAGATAGAACCAAGTTTTGAACATTTTTCGGAACAGGAAATTCCGGTTTTAACGAAAGATGGTTTGGTCTTTCGTTTGTTAGGTGGAAGTTACCTTGGATTACGTTCTCCTGCGACTGTGCATTCACCCTTATTTTATGCTGACATAGAAATCAAACAAAGTGCAGATCTTGTCCATTGGGATCTAACTGATAAAGAAGAAGCGGGACTTTATGTGTCTCGTGGTGCGATCGAATCCAACGGTGAATCTTATGCAGTAGGTTCTATGGTATTATTTGAAAAGGGAACTTCTGTATCTTTTAAAGCCAAACAAAACAGTCGTTTGATTTTACTCGGTGGGGAACCACTTACGGAAAAAAGAAATATATTTTGGAACTTTGTTTCGACAAAACAAGAAAACATAGAAAGAGCAAAGGAAAGATGGGCAAAAGATGAATTTCCGAAAGTTCCAGGGGAAACAGATCGAATTCCTTTGCCCACTTAA
- a CDS encoding LIC_10421 family protein, producing the protein MKKIISLLLVLASTSVFALSDLENLMIKEANSPESKQAARSYLNAMAKEKEASAKRHEKMAGNKGGKAISEAKFKEHCLTLAKEFRAEAEEYKKAADDIK; encoded by the coding sequence ATGAAAAAAATTATTTCCCTATTACTCGTGTTAGCATCTACATCCGTATTTGCTTTATCTGACTTGGAAAATTTGATGATTAAAGAAGCAAATTCTCCAGAAAGTAAACAAGCTGCACGTTCTTATCTCAATGCGATGGCAAAAGAGAAAGAAGCAAGTGCCAAAAGACACGAAAAAATGGCGGGTAACAAAGGTGGAAAAGCAATCAGCGAAGCAAAGTTTAAAGAACATTGCCTAACACTTGCAAAAGAATTTCGTGCAGAAGCGGAAGAATACAAAAAAGCAGCCGACGATATTAAATAA
- a CDS encoding type I phosphomannose isomerase catalytic subunit translates to MEKIPQVLFVNPLYKEKIWGGRKLETSLGRKIPEGSIGESWEVSVYGSDISPIKNKEFENTPLTELIRKAPDQVLGKPFAKSGLPLLVKVIDAKEKLSVQVHPDDDYALKYDPKSNGKKECWYVLSADPGAELVVGFDTHTNREEYETLVKQNLGETVLRKWKVKPGDVFLLNPGTIHAIGGGVLLLEVQQSSDSTYRVYDYGRLGDDGNPRELHLEKALAVLNFQKSDGSEKQIKQLITYHPFPRYLFTSNDKFRLESWEFNQAQNFTFSKLGDPVTFGIFYTISGSIYFPEFQKLVGPNETFMVTASGFLETISAYAETGTKLAFMSAGSDTVKYQSLPY, encoded by the coding sequence ATGGAGAAGATTCCTCAAGTTCTATTTGTAAACCCCCTCTATAAGGAAAAAATCTGGGGAGGAAGAAAACTCGAAACTTCTCTTGGTCGTAAAATTCCAGAAGGATCCATTGGGGAATCCTGGGAAGTTTCAGTTTACGGATCGGACATTTCTCCTATCAAAAATAAAGAGTTTGAGAATACCCCACTAACAGAACTTATCCGAAAAGCACCAGATCAAGTTCTCGGAAAACCATTTGCCAAATCTGGATTACCATTACTCGTAAAAGTCATAGACGCCAAAGAAAAACTTTCCGTCCAAGTCCATCCCGATGACGATTATGCACTCAAATATGATCCCAAATCGAATGGAAAAAAGGAATGTTGGTACGTTTTAAGCGCTGATCCCGGAGCAGAACTTGTAGTTGGTTTTGATACCCACACAAACCGAGAAGAATACGAAACTTTAGTAAAACAAAATTTAGGAGAGACTGTACTACGTAAATGGAAAGTCAAACCAGGTGATGTATTCCTTCTAAACCCAGGAACCATTCATGCGATAGGTGGTGGTGTTTTACTATTGGAAGTACAACAGTCCTCAGATTCCACGTACAGAGTGTACGATTATGGACGATTGGGGGATGATGGAAATCCAAGAGAACTACATTTAGAAAAAGCTCTCGCTGTTTTAAATTTTCAAAAATCAGATGGTTCCGAAAAACAAATAAAACAACTCATCACATACCATCCTTTTCCAAGATATCTTTTTACTTCCAATGATAAATTTCGATTGGAATCTTGGGAGTTCAACCAGGCGCAGAATTTCACCTTTTCAAAATTAGGTGACCCTGTGACTTTCGGAATTTTTTATACCATTTCTGGTTCTATTTACTTTCCTGAATTCCAAAAACTCGTGGGACCGAATGAAACATTTATGGTAACCGCATCTGGGTTTTTGGAAACTATCTCAGCCTATGCAGAAACCGGTACAAAGTTAGCTTTTATGTCTGCTGGTTCTGATACTGTAAAATATCAATCACTGCCCTATTGA
- a CDS encoding DnaJ domain-containing protein has translation MSLSIPPEPTNLYEVLEIPFGATTEEIKSSFRHLVKQFHPDNPHTGSYSKFQNLYFAYQTLTGEGRKRYDEEFRKNYAREFLKRKLEEHPFVLPVSRVRFTTGILELAKRGLMRKGFRNKDRRKVTGIDYDLIIDLKESEIIRPVIAVIPLTVRIVCRDCMGGDPHCPACNGRGSYKGYRNLKVEFPKSALVQGKVFEFDLSKFRPDSFTHFKKKYLRVKLLIHKNIPLRAKSTV, from the coding sequence ATGAGTTTATCCATACCACCAGAACCTACCAACCTTTACGAAGTCCTAGAGATTCCTTTTGGTGCCACGACGGAAGAGATTAAATCCTCTTTCCGTCATTTGGTCAAACAATTCCATCCGGACAATCCGCACACAGGATCTTATTCAAAATTCCAAAACCTCTATTTTGCTTACCAAACCTTAACGGGTGAAGGACGAAAACGTTACGATGAAGAATTTAGGAAAAACTATGCTCGTGAATTTTTAAAACGCAAATTAGAAGAACATCCCTTTGTACTTCCAGTCTCTCGTGTTCGATTCACTACCGGAATTTTAGAGCTCGCCAAACGGGGATTAATGAGGAAAGGTTTTCGTAACAAAGATAGACGTAAAGTTACAGGAATCGATTACGATTTGATCATTGATTTAAAAGAATCAGAAATCATACGACCAGTGATTGCTGTCATCCCCTTAACGGTAAGAATAGTCTGTCGGGATTGTATGGGTGGTGACCCGCATTGTCCTGCTTGCAATGGACGAGGCAGTTACAAAGGTTACAGGAATCTAAAGGTCGAATTTCCCAAATCGGCCCTAGTCCAGGGAAAGGTTTTTGAATTTGATCTTTCCAAATTCCGCCCCGATTCTTTTACCCATTTTAAGAAAAAATACCTCCGCGTGAAACTCTTAATACACAAAAATATCCCTTTACGAGCAAAGAGTACTGTCTAA
- a CDS encoding LIC_12936 family protein — protein MRISFVLILSFLLTVGLFAADEKNEPVSQADSKKLNPDGSIALIPYNAKQQQKIERIGKEVDDYHAVINEKVKFLSFEKKIKDSRYGQVTNAREIHLPFEPRYVLHSRFVMKLKGGGGAEGGGFSLDEISFWSRKSLSEKGKDPVTTYRELKNNTSGGVKGLTLSVRTVTNADDNTLNFELEKIQSPWERLRLATAYRDRLREVARTIDRYIQAKGSLETRMVSESILEVSVSGDFQEP, from the coding sequence ATGCGTATCTCGTTTGTCCTAATTTTATCCTTCCTACTCACCGTTGGCCTTTTTGCCGCGGATGAAAAAAATGAACCTGTTAGCCAAGCAGATTCTAAAAAGTTAAATCCAGATGGAAGTATCGCTCTCATCCCGTACAATGCGAAACAACAACAAAAGATCGAAAGAATTGGTAAAGAAGTGGATGATTACCACGCTGTGATCAATGAAAAGGTTAAGTTCCTTAGTTTCGAAAAAAAAATCAAAGACAGTCGTTATGGTCAAGTGACCAATGCAAGGGAAATCCACCTTCCATTTGAACCACGTTATGTATTACATAGCCGTTTTGTGATGAAGTTGAAAGGTGGCGGTGGAGCAGAAGGTGGTGGATTCTCTTTAGATGAAATTTCTTTTTGGTCCAGAAAATCGCTAAGTGAAAAAGGAAAAGATCCTGTCACTACTTACCGTGAATTAAAAAATAATACAAGCGGTGGAGTCAAAGGACTTACACTTTCGGTTCGTACTGTTACTAATGCTGACGACAATACCTTAAATTTTGAGTTAGAAAAAATCCAAAGTCCTTGGGAACGTCTACGATTAGCAACCGCTTACCGCGACAGACTCCGCGAAGTAGCAAGAACCATCGACAGATACATCCAAGCAAAAGGGAGTTTAGAAACTAGAATGGTTTCTGAATCGATATTGGAAGTTTCAGTCAGCGGAGATTTCCAAGAACCATAA
- a CDS encoding STAS domain-containing protein: protein MEINLKKNADAYVISISGSLDIYTSLDFKNFLETNVPSQPTENLHVIINLEKLNYIDSSGIGMLIKQLNYVQELKGKFSIANMKPAIEKVFKVAGLTSYFQTIGEDEYREKYAV, encoded by the coding sequence ATGGAAATCAATCTGAAAAAAAATGCCGACGCTTATGTGATCAGCATTTCTGGAAGTTTGGACATTTATACTTCCCTGGATTTTAAAAACTTCCTGGAAACCAATGTTCCGAGCCAACCCACTGAAAATCTGCACGTCATCATCAATTTAGAGAAACTCAATTATATTGATTCCTCTGGAATTGGCATGCTCATCAAGCAGCTGAATTATGTCCAGGAACTCAAGGGAAAGTTCTCCATCGCCAATATGAAACCAGCGATTGAAAAGGTTTTTAAAGTGGCAGGACTTACCAGTTACTTCCAAACCATTGGCGAAGACGAATACCGCGAAAAATACGCAGTTTAG
- a CDS encoding LIC10729 family protein: MLPLKLRILLLTAIFLSNFASMFASDSLIPKQEFGIEEGQLPEDVATFPELKTWALYQSYELEPDAPHLGLQDYICRMVPETGLPFLLEKQVVSKSTVYLYLDLTRYRPLKGSKFKPRKLNIVVNGRPKISVYVDRNQSFTNPVEIPLEPSEYPNGKIYVDLVPSHNSLGRFWGIWDAFILENRLETRD; the protein is encoded by the coding sequence GTGCTTCCATTGAAACTACGAATCCTTCTCCTTACGGCAATCTTTTTATCAAACTTTGCTTCGATGTTCGCATCCGACTCCCTTATCCCCAAACAAGAATTTGGAATCGAAGAAGGTCAATTGCCAGAAGACGTGGCCACCTTTCCCGAATTAAAAACATGGGCCCTCTACCAATCCTATGAGTTAGAACCAGATGCACCTCACTTAGGACTCCAAGATTATATTTGCCGAATGGTACCTGAAACTGGACTCCCATTCTTATTAGAAAAACAGGTGGTCTCTAAATCGACAGTTTACCTGTATTTGGATCTCACTCGGTATCGTCCCCTAAAGGGTTCCAAATTCAAACCAAGGAAACTAAACATTGTTGTGAATGGAAGGCCCAAAATTTCTGTATATGTGGATCGAAACCAGAGTTTCACCAATCCTGTAGAAATTCCTTTAGAACCTTCCGAATACCCAAATGGAAAGATTTACGTTGATTTAGTGCCTAGTCACAACTCACTTGGGAGGTTTTGGGGGATTTGGGATGCTTTTATCTTAGAAAATCGACTAGAAACGCGAGACTAA